TGCTTTGGAAGGAGTACAAGCAGGACCATTTAGAAGTACAGATGTTTTGGGAACTCTTTTTTATAGGACAGCTTTTGGAGGATTAGGAAGTGCAAGAATGGATTTAGGCTTAGGTGCAGCAATTGTAACACTAATGTTCTTAATAATTCTTCCTGTTTCCTTTTTATATATTCGTTTAGTAGAAAGGAGAAGGTAAAAGATGCTAAAATTAGGTACTAAATCCAAAGTAATTGTATTTTCTCTTTTTACAATTTATTCTATTATAATTATTGTTCCTTTTTTAAATATTGTTATGAATTCTTTCAAGAGTCTTTCAGAGATATTTTTGACTCCATTTTCTCTCCCAAAACAACTAAGATGGGAAAATTATGTAGAAGCGTGGACTAAGGCAAACTTAGGAGTAGGCTATCTCAATAGTTTTTTCATTTCAGTTTTTTCTGTAATTGGTATTTTAATTATTTCTTCTATGATGGCTTATATTCTTTCTCGTTATAGATTTCCATTTAGGAAAATTTTATATTTATATGTAATAGCAGGACTTGCTTTTCCAGCTCGTTTAGCTATTATACCAATATTCATTATGCTTAGAGATGTAGGGCTTTTGAATTCTCGCCTTGGTTTAATACTTCTATATATGGGAACAGGAGTGCCTTTTTCTGTATTTCTTCTTAAGAACTTCTTAGATGATGTACCTATAGAATTGGAAGAGTCTGCACAAATTGATGGAGCTTCGCCTTGGACAATTTTTAGGAAAATTGATCTACCCCTCATAAAGCCTGCTCTTGTTGTAGTCGCTATTGTAAATTTTGTATCTGTATGGAATGACTTCTTCTTCCCTCTTATTCTGATAAGCGATCGTTCTAAAGAAACTATCCCCTTAGCAGTATCTGTTTTCTACGGTGAATATGCCCATCAATGGCATTTATTATCAACTGCATTATGGCTTGCTGTTGTTCCTGTTATGATTATTTATTCTATAATGTCAAGAGAGTTTATTTCTGGAATGACCCAAGGAGCAATAAAATAAAGAGAGGTGACAAAATGCGTACTAAGGTTGTAATTATAGGGAGCTTCAATATTGATATGGTTTCAAAAGCCCCTCATTTACCAAGACCGGGAGAAACTGTTTTAGGTGGTCCTTTCGTTATGGTCCCAGGAGGAAAGGGATCAAATCAAGCAATATGTGCCTCAAGATTAGGAGCAGAAGTTTATTTTGTGGGATGTGTAGGAAATGATACTTTTGGAGAAATAGCAAAGAATAATTTTAAAAGAGAAAGAATCAATGTAGATTATTTAGAGGTTTCTTCAGAGACACATACAGGTGTTGCTCTTATAGTTGTTGATGAAAAGAGTGGAGAAAACATGATTGTAGTTGCCCCTGGAGCAAATATGAAAGTTACGAAAAAAACTATAGATAATGCAATAGAAATTATTAAAGATGCAGATGTTATCCTAACTCAATTCGAAATACCAATCGAAACTGTGGAATATGTTGTTAAAGTTGTAAAAAACATAAAAAAACCAAAGTTAATTTTAAATCCTGCCCCAGCAAGAGAAGTAAACCCACATATATGGGAAGATATAGATTTAATAACTCCAAATAGAAGTGAATTAGAAGCAATTAGCGGGATAACGATAGAATCAAGAGACGATATTGAAAGAGCAGTAGAAAAAGTGATATCTCTTGGAGTAAAGAATGTAGTAGTAACTCTTGGAAAAGAGGGAGCGCTCGTTGTTAACAAAGAAAAATCTATATATGTTCCGTCCTTTAAAGTAGATGCAGTAGATACTACAGGAGCAGGAGATGCTTTTAATGGGGGATTAGCTGTAGCTCTTGCAGAAGGAAAAGACTTAGAGGAGGCAGTATATTTTGCCAATGCAGTAGCTGGCTTAAAAGTGAAAAGACTTGGGGCCTCCTCTATGCCATATAGAGAAGAAGTAGAAAATTTCTTAAAGGAAACTGGTGAGGCTCTTTTTTAATTTATTTTTCAACCTCCGTTAAACCTTTAATTAGCCATCTCTGCATTAGAATTACTATTCCTACAGGAATAATCATTGAAATAATGGCACTTGCCATAACAATATTCCAATCCACCAAAGCTTCAGGTCCTCCCAACATTTTAACAATTCCCATCACCAAAGTTTGCATTTTTACATCTGTAGTTATTAGAATAGGCCATAAATATTGATTCCATCCATAAATAAATAATATTACAAATAAAGCAGACAAATTTGGTCTTATTAAAGGAAATACTATATGGGTCAAACATCTTACAGGTCCAGCGCCATCAATCCTTGCAGCATCCAAAAACTCCCTTGGTATACTAAGAAAGGTTTGACGGAAAAGAAGAGTACCTGTAGCAGATACCATTAGTGGGAGAGTTAAACCGGCAAAAG
Above is a window of Dictyoglomus sp. NZ13-RE01 DNA encoding:
- the rbsK gene encoding ribokinase — translated: MRTKVVIIGSFNIDMVSKAPHLPRPGETVLGGPFVMVPGGKGSNQAICASRLGAEVYFVGCVGNDTFGEIAKNNFKRERINVDYLEVSSETHTGVALIVVDEKSGENMIVVAPGANMKVTKKTIDNAIEIIKDADVILTQFEIPIETVEYVVKVVKNIKKPKLILNPAPAREVNPHIWEDIDLITPNRSELEAISGITIESRDDIERAVEKVISLGVKNVVVTLGKEGALVVNKEKSIYVPSFKVDAVDTTGAGDAFNGGLAVALAEGKDLEEAVYFANAVAGLKVKRLGASSMPYREEVENFLKETGEALF
- a CDS encoding ABC transporter permease, translating into MLKLGTKSKVIVFSLFTIYSIIIIVPFLNIVMNSFKSLSEIFLTPFSLPKQLRWENYVEAWTKANLGVGYLNSFFISVFSVIGILIISSMMAYILSRYRFPFRKILYLYVIAGLAFPARLAIIPIFIMLRDVGLLNSRLGLILLYMGTGVPFSVFLLKNFLDDVPIELEESAQIDGASPWTIFRKIDLPLIKPALVVVAIVNFVSVWNDFFFPLILISDRSKETIPLAVSVFYGEYAHQWHLLSTALWLAVVPVMIIYSIMSREFISGMTQGAIK